From a single Acidobacteriota bacterium genomic region:
- the amrB gene encoding AmmeMemoRadiSam system protein B — MEAEGRRAVAIRDPSGMTDSVLVVSPETIFVLSCFDGRSTLRDVQAECTRKFGEIVPLDQIRDLAEAIDEALMLDSEAFRARVAEIERAFRASPVRPAAHAGGAYEGDPDLLRAGLAGLLAAAPAAPLPPGKIAGLIAPHIDLHRGGEGYGAAYAALAADRDAATFVVLGTAHQAPPEMYVATRKAYATPLGEVPADTHLLDAIAARVGDRLFREELVHRKEHSIEFQAVWLRHLFPAREIRMVPILCSSFHECVASGRSPLEDARISDFVSALREAIEGRGDVRLIAGADLAHLGTRFGDPLTVSEADTASCAHADRQALAATARRDPEAFFRGIADEGDRRRVCGISAIYTLLHALPRAARGTLLHYGQALDEEATTFVSFASMAFTTP; from the coding sequence GTGGAAGCGGAGGGGCGCCGGGCGGTCGCGATCCGGGATCCCTCGGGGATGACCGACTCGGTCCTCGTCGTCTCCCCCGAGACGATCTTCGTCCTCTCGTGCTTCGACGGCCGGAGCACGCTCAGGGACGTGCAGGCGGAGTGCACCCGGAAGTTCGGCGAGATCGTCCCTCTCGACCAGATCCGCGACCTCGCGGAGGCGATCGACGAGGCGCTGATGCTCGACAGCGAGGCGTTCCGGGCGCGGGTGGCCGAGATCGAGCGCGCCTTCCGCGCCTCCCCCGTCCGCCCTGCCGCCCATGCCGGAGGCGCCTACGAGGGGGACCCCGATCTCCTCCGCGCGGGGCTCGCGGGCCTTCTCGCCGCCGCCCCCGCCGCGCCGCTTCCCCCGGGGAAGATCGCCGGCCTCATCGCGCCGCACATCGATCTGCACCGCGGCGGCGAAGGGTACGGGGCCGCCTACGCGGCCCTCGCCGCGGACCGCGACGCCGCGACGTTCGTCGTCCTCGGCACCGCGCACCAGGCCCCTCCCGAGATGTACGTCGCGACGCGCAAAGCCTACGCGACCCCCCTCGGCGAGGTCCCGGCCGACACCCATCTTCTCGACGCGATCGCGGCGAGGGTCGGGGATCGCCTCTTCCGTGAGGAGCTGGTCCACCGCAAGGAGCACTCGATCGAGTTCCAGGCGGTCTGGCTGCGCCATCTCTTCCCGGCCAGGGAGATCCGGATGGTCCCCATCCTCTGCTCGTCCTTCCACGAGTGCGTCGCGTCGGGAAGGTCCCCGCTCGAGGACGCGCGGATCTCGGACTTCGTCTCCGCGCTCCGGGAAGCGATTGAGGGGCGCGGCGACGTCCGGCTGATCGCCGGCGCGGATCTCGCCCACCTCGGCACGCGCTTCGGCGATCCCCTCACCGTCAGCGAGGCCGACACCGCGTCGTGCGCCCACGCCGACCGGCAGGCGCTCGCCGCAACGGCTCGCCGGGATCCCGAGGCCTTCTTCCGGGGGATCGCGGACGAAGGGGATCGCCGGCGCGTCTGCGGGATCTCCGCCATCTACACGCTCCTGCATGCTCTCCCGAGGGCGGCCCGCGGCACGCTCCTCCACTACGGCCAGGCGCTGGACGAGGAGGCCACCACCTTCGTCTCCTTCGCCTCGATGGCCTTCACCACCCCCTGA
- a CDS encoding PilZ domain-containing protein, translated as MAAEGKPRLDPRIAVRLRVDIQYPLRGAHWRRGETYDLSASGSCCRCELDLPLKAQVGCRIYLPPAGGEGESLIDTDAVVVRVDSPEPGSREWRYGLYFVNLSETDFQSLKRFVYASREAVT; from the coding sequence GTGGCAGCGGAAGGCAAGCCGCGTCTCGATCCCCGCATTGCCGTCAGACTTCGCGTGGACATCCAATACCCTCTCCGCGGCGCGCACTGGCGGCGGGGCGAGACGTACGACCTCAGCGCCAGCGGGAGCTGCTGCCGCTGCGAGCTGGACCTGCCGCTCAAGGCCCAGGTGGGTTGCCGCATCTACCTCCCTCCGGCGGGCGGAGAGGGAGAAAGCCTCATCGACACCGACGCCGTCGTCGTCCGGGTGGACTCACCCGAACCAGGATCGAGGGAGTGGCGCTATGGCCTTTACTTCGTCAACCTCAGCGAGACCGATTTCCAGAGCCTCAAGAGATTCGTCTACGCGTCGCGCGAAGCCGTCACCTGA
- a CDS encoding ABC transporter substrate-binding protein: MLCTRILCAVALPLTLAASTAIPAAPDARTVTDAVGRKVRVPARPERIISLAPNLTDILGDLGVGSRLVGVTDFCKPPAGSSPARVGGLMNPDLEKIVSLKPDLVVATTSGNYVEDRDRMERIGIPVYTCDTPSVESILSTISELGDVTGADEAAGRVVASLRARLEAVAKRVAGVSRPRVLFVLWGDPLLVPGKGTFMSDALERAGADSISKDLSARWAEVDLETVISRHPEILLTVPDNAAFAKEIASKPGWSEVAAVKSGRVHVLSTDILQPGPRIVDAIEEIAGILHPIGHPISGTSAAPR, encoded by the coding sequence GTGCTCTGCACACGAATTCTCTGCGCCGTGGCGCTTCCGCTCACGCTCGCGGCGAGCACCGCGATACCCGCGGCCCCCGACGCCCGCACCGTCACCGACGCGGTGGGGCGGAAGGTCCGCGTCCCCGCGCGGCCCGAGCGCATCATCTCTCTCGCGCCGAACCTCACCGACATCCTGGGGGATCTCGGCGTGGGCTCGCGCCTCGTGGGCGTCACCGACTTCTGCAAGCCGCCGGCAGGATCCTCCCCCGCGCGCGTCGGCGGCCTCATGAACCCCGACCTCGAGAAGATCGTGTCCTTGAAGCCCGACCTCGTCGTCGCGACCACGTCCGGGAACTACGTCGAGGACCGGGATCGGATGGAGAGGATCGGCATCCCCGTCTACACCTGCGACACGCCGTCGGTGGAGTCGATCCTCTCCACGATCTCGGAGCTCGGCGACGTCACGGGCGCCGACGAGGCGGCGGGGCGCGTCGTGGCGTCTCTCCGGGCGCGGCTCGAGGCGGTGGCGAAGCGGGTGGCGGGGGTCTCACGACCTCGCGTGCTGTTCGTGCTGTGGGGGGACCCCCTGCTCGTGCCCGGGAAGGGGACGTTCATGAGCGACGCTCTCGAACGGGCGGGGGCCGACTCGATCTCGAAGGACCTCTCTGCGCGCTGGGCGGAGGTGGATCTCGAGACGGTCATCTCGAGGCATCCGGAGATCCTCCTCACCGTCCCGGACAACGCGGCCTTCGCGAAGGAAATCGCCTCGAAGCCGGGATGGTCGGAGGTCGCGGCGGTCAAGTCGGGGCGGGTTCACGTGCTGTCGACGGACATCCTTCAGCCGGGGCCGAGGATCGTGGACGCGATCGAGGAGATCGCGGGGATTCTTCACCCGATCGGCCACCCGATCAGCGGTACTTCCGCAGCACCCCGATGA
- the lexA gene encoding transcriptional repressor LexA encodes MAKELPRILTKRQKEVLDFISRFVDEKGYSPSLVEIGENFGLSSVATVHKHVENLQKKGFVTRVWNANRSLDLTEKSMSVRAIRVPLIGRVAAGFPIEAIEQHEQIAIPEDMVGKNRTFVLEVRGDSMIKEQIRDGDYVICEDRPRVREGDLVVALIDGEEATLKKFYREGSRVRLQPANDDLKPFVYDASRVKVQGAVIGVLRKYR; translated from the coding sequence ATGGCCAAAGAGCTTCCCAGAATCCTCACCAAGCGCCAGAAGGAAGTCCTCGACTTCATCTCGAGGTTCGTCGACGAGAAGGGGTATTCGCCGAGCCTGGTCGAGATCGGCGAGAACTTCGGCCTCTCGTCGGTCGCCACGGTCCACAAACACGTCGAGAACCTCCAGAAGAAGGGGTTCGTGACGCGCGTCTGGAACGCGAACCGATCCCTCGATCTCACCGAGAAGTCGATGAGCGTGAGGGCCATCCGCGTCCCGCTCATCGGCCGCGTCGCCGCCGGTTTTCCCATCGAGGCGATCGAGCAGCACGAGCAGATCGCCATCCCCGAGGACATGGTCGGGAAGAACCGCACCTTCGTCCTCGAGGTCCGCGGCGACTCGATGATCAAGGAGCAGATCCGGGACGGCGACTACGTGATCTGCGAGGACCGCCCGCGCGTGAGGGAGGGAGATCTCGTCGTCGCCCTCATCGACGGCGAGGAGGCGACGCTCAAGAAGTTCTACCGCGAGGGGAGCCGCGTCAGGCTCCAGCCAGCCAACGACGACCTGAAGCCCTTCGTCTACGACGCGAGCCGGGTCAAGGTGCAGGGGGCGGTCATCGGGGTGCTGCGGAAGTACCGCTGA
- a CDS encoding HAD family phosphatase gives MRELRRRGLRTGIVSTGITFLADRVARELAVDHAVANEIVEAEGVITGEVVIHVPHGAKDLALARFCSEFGIGAGAVAAVGDSHGDLSMFRAAGRSIAFNATDAAVEAGADEALPGADLSALVDCLLSHGG, from the coding sequence ATGCGGGAGCTGAGGCGGCGCGGCCTCCGGACGGGCATCGTCTCCACCGGCATCACCTTCCTCGCAGACCGCGTGGCGCGCGAGCTGGCCGTGGACCACGCCGTCGCCAACGAGATCGTCGAGGCAGAGGGGGTCATCACCGGGGAGGTCGTCATCCACGTGCCGCACGGCGCGAAGGACCTGGCGCTCGCGCGATTCTGCAGCGAGTTCGGCATCGGGGCCGGAGCGGTCGCGGCGGTGGGGGACTCGCATGGCGACCTCTCGATGTTCCGCGCCGCCGGCCGCTCGATCGCCTTCAACGCGACCGACGCCGCCGTCGAGGCCGGGGCCGACGAGGCGCTTCCTGGCGCAGACCTCAGCGCGCTTGTAGATTGCCTTCTCAGTCACGGGGGGTAG
- a CDS encoding HD domain-containing protein codes for MPPRKRVRLVWSLLAVLLATSLVPLFVTAYALIDINQETLESATREYQLQVAGSLASRLDAAVSGGRALLNAAVTAVGPRVRAADAPDAGAIRALLTPYLSSEVVILRYTSATGSIAQVGEARGLDAGAVQDACFEAFATAVAAAAPVVVPVRLAPAAADHGPRPGAVIAAPAAREGAAAGVFAAVVDLTDTWNRGVNDVGADYALFAIDPNGGILASANLQPALADGTYRRLDIVERFLSTRGGIKEARPLTLPGGGLARVELLGASVPTDLGWGLFVLVDRDLAYHSAAEMRSEIYRWALFAIALAVIAAVVAAGLITRPLKSLVDGARSLARGEFGKPVGVSSRSEIGELAETFNFMSEEIQNHIQRIHSAADENQQLFLGAIRAFAAAIDEKDPYTRGHSERVHRYSVAVARHMGLGKTELRDVTVAALLHDVGKIGIEDAILRKPAALTDKEFEIMKRHPEKGSHIMESIPQMRPILGGIRNHHERWSGGGYPDNLTGEKIPLIARIVQVADTFDAMTTTRPYQRAMKMEAGVARIRELSGIVFDPKVVEAFQEAWVAGDIKPDIHPPAKGVEAPAPEADA; via the coding sequence ATGCCTCCCCGAAAGCGCGTGCGCCTCGTCTGGTCGCTGCTCGCCGTCCTTCTGGCGACGTCCCTCGTCCCCCTCTTCGTCACCGCGTACGCCCTCATCGACATCAACCAGGAGACGCTCGAGTCGGCGACGCGCGAGTACCAGCTCCAGGTCGCAGGCTCTCTGGCCTCCCGCCTCGACGCCGCGGTGAGCGGCGGGCGCGCTCTCCTCAACGCGGCCGTCACCGCCGTGGGGCCGAGGGTGCGCGCGGCGGACGCGCCCGACGCCGGGGCGATCCGCGCCCTCCTCACCCCGTACCTCAGCTCCGAGGTCGTCATCCTCCGCTACACGTCGGCCACCGGAAGCATCGCCCAGGTCGGCGAGGCCCGCGGGCTCGACGCCGGCGCGGTGCAGGACGCGTGCTTCGAGGCGTTCGCCACCGCGGTGGCCGCGGCGGCCCCCGTCGTCGTGCCGGTCCGGCTCGCCCCCGCCGCGGCGGACCACGGGCCACGCCCCGGCGCGGTGATCGCCGCGCCCGCGGCGCGCGAGGGGGCGGCCGCGGGGGTGTTCGCGGCGGTGGTCGATCTGACCGACACCTGGAACCGGGGCGTGAACGACGTCGGCGCCGACTACGCTCTCTTCGCCATCGATCCGAACGGCGGCATCCTCGCGAGCGCCAATCTCCAGCCCGCCCTCGCCGACGGCACGTACCGCAGGCTCGACATCGTCGAGCGGTTCCTCTCGACCCGCGGCGGGATCAAGGAGGCCAGGCCGCTCACGCTTCCCGGCGGCGGCCTCGCGCGCGTGGAGCTCCTGGGCGCGTCGGTCCCCACGGATCTCGGATGGGGGCTCTTCGTCCTCGTCGATCGGGACCTCGCGTACCACTCCGCGGCCGAGATGCGATCCGAGATCTACCGGTGGGCCCTCTTCGCGATCGCCCTCGCGGTGATCGCCGCCGTCGTCGCCGCGGGGCTCATCACGCGCCCGCTGAAGTCCCTCGTCGACGGCGCGCGGAGCCTCGCGCGCGGCGAGTTCGGCAAGCCCGTCGGCGTGAGCAGCCGGAGCGAGATCGGCGAGCTCGCGGAGACGTTCAATTTCATGTCGGAGGAGATCCAGAACCACATCCAGCGCATCCACTCGGCGGCCGACGAGAACCAGCAGCTCTTCCTCGGCGCGATCCGGGCCTTCGCCGCGGCGATCGACGAGAAGGACCCGTACACGCGAGGCCACTCCGAGCGCGTCCACCGGTACTCCGTCGCCGTCGCGCGCCACATGGGGCTCGGGAAGACGGAGCTGCGCGACGTCACGGTCGCCGCGCTCCTGCACGACGTCGGGAAGATCGGCATCGAGGACGCGATCCTGCGAAAGCCCGCGGCGCTGACCGACAAGGAGTTCGAGATCATGAAGCGCCACCCGGAGAAGGGGTCGCACATCATGGAGTCGATTCCCCAGATGCGTCCCATCCTCGGCGGGATTCGCAACCACCACGAGCGCTGGTCCGGCGGCGGCTACCCCGACAATCTGACCGGCGAGAAGATCCCCCTCATCGCCCGCATCGTGCAGGTGGCGGACACCTTCGACGCGATGACCACCACGCGCCCCTACCAGCGCGCGATGAAGATGGAGGCGGGGGTCGCTCGCATCCGCGAGCTGTCGGGAATCGTCTTCGATCCGAAGGTCGTCGAGGCGTTCCAGGAGGCCTGGGTCGCAGGCGACATCAAGCCCGACATCCACCCGCCCGCGAAGGGGGTCGAAGCCCCCGCGCCGGAGGCGGACGCCTGA